The Jannaschia sp. M317 DNA segment GCGCCCCGCAGAACTGACAATCGGCGGTGACGATGCCTTCGTCCGTGGTCATGGTGCCGATGTCGCGCGCTGAATAGATCGACAGGCTCTGCCGGACCTTGTCCGCCGAACAGCTGCACCCGAACCGCACCGGTTGGGGATCAAACACGCGCGGCGCCTCTTCGTGAAACAGCCGCAGCAACAGGTCGGTGGGCGCGACGGTGGGCCCGATCAGCTCCATCTCTTCGGTGGTATCCAGCAGGACGTTGGCGCGGGTCCAGTTTTCGCTGTCGTCCGCATCCAGGATGTCGGAGGCGGTCAGCAGACCCGCCTCTCCGCTGGCCCCATCCTTCGCAAAGGGCGAGGCTTTTGGCATGTGCTGCAACATCACGCCACCGGCGCGCCACTGCTCGCCCTGGCCCGGCAGGGTGGACCGGCCATAGGCCAGCGCGAACCGGGTCGGGATCTGTTCGGACTGCGCGAAATAGGTCTCGGCGCAGGACGACAGGCTACCGCCCGCGATGGGCGTGATACCCTGGTAGGGGGTCGTGCCTTCGCCCTGGTCGATCAGGATCGCGAAATACCCCTTGCCGATCTGGGTGAAGGGAACCGCTGCCTCCGGCTCCAACCGGTCGGCGTCGAAACTGGCATAGGCCCGGATACGGGCCGGGGCCCCGTCCTTGGTGGGGCCATAGTAATCGGTCGCGATCAGCCGCGCAGGCCCGTCGCCCCGCACCTGAAGCGACAGCTTCCAGCGCAGGTCGATGGTTTGCCCGATCAACGCGGTCAGCAAGGACATCTCCGCGACCAGCGCCTCGATTGCGGGCGGATAGTCGTGCTGCGCCAGAACCTGTTCGAGCACGCCATCAAGACGGGCCACGCGGCCCCGGATATCGGCAGCATCGAGTTGAAACGGCAGGACGGTATCGTCCCAGATTTGGGTCGTGGCATCGGTCATGGCGGGATTTCCCAGCTTTCCGGCAGCGGCCGGTTTGGCGTATTCGTGGCCATATAGGCAAGCCTCCCCCGTCCTTAAACCCCCCGGCTGCCCGCAGGAGGTCCCATGATCCCACGTCTCGGCACCCCGCCCCGTCCAGACGCGACCTATCGCCTGCGCCCTGGGGCCTATGCCGTGTTGCTGCACCGTGGACGAGTTTTGCTGACCGAGCAGACCCTCAGCGGGCGGACGGAACTGCAACTGCCCGGCGGCGGCATTGATCCGGGCGAGGCCCCCCTGCCCGCGCTGCACCGCGAGGTTTTCGAGGAAACGGGCCACCGCTGCGCCATCCTGCGCCGCGTCGGGGCCTATCGACGGTTCACCTGGATGCCGGAATACGGGTTCCACGCCGAGAAACTCTGCACGATCTACGCGGGCCTGGCCGGGCCCCGCCTGGGCCCACCGTCAGAGCCAGGGCATCGCGCGATTTGGCTTGCCCCGGACAAGGCAGGCGCCCGGCTGGCCAACGCCTGCGACCGGGCCTACCTGAGCCGGGCGCTGCGTCTGTTGTGATCGTCTGCGCCATGCTGTGCGGACCGACGCCCCCGTCGAATGTCCCAACGCGGGGCAGGATCGTGCAGTCAGGGGCATCGGGTGTGCACCACCCCGTGACTCCGATCGTGTCCGCCGCCGCCCCTATTCCGCTGCGACGGCCAGGGTGGGGGGCGGCTCAAACCGCATGATCACCATTGAGATATCGTCGTCGAATCCCTGGATGCCCGCGTGCCGAACCAATCCGGCCTCGATATGGGCAATCGCCGCCTCCGGTTCTGCGCTGGCGCTGGCGACCAGGTCCATCAGCCCCTCCTCCTCCAGCATGTCGCCCCAGGTGTCGACGCATTCGGTCAGCCCGTCGGAATAGGCAATCAGGACATCCCCGGAATTCAGCTGCCCGGTAGAGACCTCGAACGTGGCGCCGGGGATCAATCCGACGGGCGGCCCGCCGTCCCCCAGGGTTTCGACGCGCCCGTCGACACGGCGGATCATCGGGTGTGGATGTCCGGCCTGGCAGAACCGCATCGACCCATCGATCAGGTTCACATAGGCCAGAACGGCGGTGAAATAGATGTCCGTCGACAGCTGCTGCAGCATGAAATCGTTGAGCTGCGTCATCACCTGTTCCGGCGATTTCGCACCCGAGCCGTCGGGCGGAAAGGCGATGTTGCGATGCGGCGCGCGGGTCGAGAACAGCTCCGCCAGGCGCCCCGTAAGCAGCGCCGAGGCGATGCCATGGCCCGAGACGTCGATGGAATAGAGCGCGATTTCCTCGGGCGAGATGGCGAAATAGCCGACCAGGTCGCCGCCGATCTGGTTGCAGGTCAGCAGACGAAGCGAAATATCCGATCCGACCGCCCGATGCCGATCTGGCGGCAGGAAATCACGTTGCAACTTGCGCGCCTCGTCCAGGTCGCGATTGATTCCGTCCTGCAGCAGTTGCAGATCGCGCAGGGTCGTCTGCACCTCATGATTGCGGTGCAACAACACCTCATGCATGTGCAGGATGCGCCGCCCGGTGTGAATGCGCGCGCGCAACTCTCCCATGTCGACCGGGCGGGTGACGAAATCGTCGGCCCCCGCCTCCAGGCCCAGGGTCTTGGCCTGCGGATCGGTGCGCGAGGTCAGCAAGATGAAATAGGCAAAATCATCGCCGCGCAGCATCCGGAAGGCGCGGCAGAATTCGGGACCGTCCATGCCGGTCATCTGCCAGTCGCTGATGACGATCCGGATGCGGTGCCCATCGGGCCCGCTGCAGATCGACAGGGCCTGTTCCCCACTGGCCGCAGTGATCACGTCCAGGCCGATGCGTGACAGAACGACGGACAGCAGCTGTCGCTGGGACGCGCTGTCGTCCACGATCAGGACACAGGGCCGGACCGTCTTGATCGACGGCGGCGGCAAGGCGGGGGCAATGGCGTCCATGACTCGTCCGAAACTGCGGTTCACGCCGTCTTGCTAGGGTTTGGGGTTTAACGCGAGGTGAACCCTCGAATTGTCGGCAAACGGACCGCGGGCTTTACCGTCTGTTCATAGGTCCCGCGGCACAACGATCCCATGGTGGATGATCGACGCATCGAAGAATTGAAACGCGAAATCGGGGAAGATGACCTCCGCGTTGTGATGGGCATGTTCCTGACGGAGGCGCAGCGCGCCATTGCGGGCATTTCCACCGGTCTCGATGCCGCCGCCCACGCCAAGGCCACACATTTCCTGCGCAGCGGGGCGCTCAACATCGGCCTGATTTCCATGGCGCGCGCCGCAGATGATGCCGCGACCGTTCCTGCCACCGACCGCGCCGCCTCTGCCGCCGCCCTGTCGCAGGAGTTGGAGCGTCTGACCGACATCTTCGCCCCGGTCGAACCGGGGCAATAGCGGCCTGCACGGGGCCGGGGGCGGTTCAGATCACCAATTCACCCAGCAAAGGATCATCCGTCAGGTCGCGCCAGGCGAACCCCAACTCGTCCATCCGCGACTCCAGCGCCGGAATCGCTTCGGGTGTGGTGGTTTCGATCCCGATCAGCACGGTGCCGAAATTGCGCGCCGACTTCTTGAGGTATTCGAATCGCGCGATGTCGTCGTTCGGTCCCAGGATCGACAGGAAATCCCGCAACGCACCGGGCCGCTGCGGCATGCGCAAAACGAAGTATTTCTTCAACCCGGCGTAACGCATCGCCCGTTCCTTGACGTCCGGCAGGCGTTCGAAATCGAAATTGCCGCCCGTCGTGATGCAGACCACGCGCCGGCCCGCAATTTCCGGCCCCAGATCGCGCAGGGCATCGACGGACAGGGCCCCCGCCGGTTCCAGCACAACGCCTTCGGTGTTCAACAGCTCCTGGATGGTGATGCAGATCCGATTCTCGGGCACGCGCAGAACATGCTGCGGCG contains these protein-coding regions:
- a CDS encoding Hsp33 family molecular chaperone HslO produces the protein MTDATTQIWDDTVLPFQLDAADIRGRVARLDGVLEQVLAQHDYPPAIEALVAEMSLLTALIGQTIDLRWKLSLQVRGDGPARLIATDYYGPTKDGAPARIRAYASFDADRLEPEAAVPFTQIGKGYFAILIDQGEGTTPYQGITPIAGGSLSSCAETYFAQSEQIPTRFALAYGRSTLPGQGEQWRAGGVMLQHMPKASPFAKDGASGEAGLLTASDILDADDSENWTRANVLLDTTEEMELIGPTVAPTDLLLRLFHEEAPRVFDPQPVRFGCSCSADKVRQSLSIYSARDIGTMTTDEGIVTADCQFCGAHYTFDPQTLGFEATKEPDDA
- a CDS encoding NUDIX hydrolase, whose product is MIPRLGTPPRPDATYRLRPGAYAVLLHRGRVLLTEQTLSGRTELQLPGGGIDPGEAPLPALHREVFEETGHRCAILRRVGAYRRFTWMPEYGFHAEKLCTIYAGLAGPRLGPPSEPGHRAIWLAPDKAGARLANACDRAYLSRALRLL
- a CDS encoding PP2C family protein-serine/threonine phosphatase; its protein translation is MDAIAPALPPPSIKTVRPCVLIVDDSASQRQLLSVVLSRIGLDVITAASGEQALSICSGPDGHRIRIVISDWQMTGMDGPEFCRAFRMLRGDDFAYFILLTSRTDPQAKTLGLEAGADDFVTRPVDMGELRARIHTGRRILHMHEVLLHRNHEVQTTLRDLQLLQDGINRDLDEARKLQRDFLPPDRHRAVGSDISLRLLTCNQIGGDLVGYFAISPEEIALYSIDVSGHGIASALLTGRLAELFSTRAPHRNIAFPPDGSGAKSPEQVMTQLNDFMLQQLSTDIYFTAVLAYVNLIDGSMRFCQAGHPHPMIRRVDGRVETLGDGGPPVGLIPGATFEVSTGQLNSGDVLIAYSDGLTECVDTWGDMLEEEGLMDLVASASAEPEAAIAHIEAGLVRHAGIQGFDDDISMVIMRFEPPPTLAVAAE